From Malaya genurostris strain Urasoe2022 chromosome 2, Malgen_1.1, whole genome shotgun sequence:
TGGCGCTCGAGTTCTCTCTTTTGTGTTTGCCCTTTGGCTtacgaatttttcaaaatcggtcCTTCATagctcgagaaaaaaaaacatgacaaCATACGAAGTCATTTGAATAGTCTTTATCCGGATGGTTGATTGAGTGTTTGGTagcttttttatttaaatcgtCTGGATTCAAGCTTGTTTTCCTACAATATGCGACATATATGGTTGGAAATAGTGGATGACGGTCGAGCAAAATTCATAGGTATCACTCCAGAAACTATCAAGCTGTGCTTAAATCATAGTTTAAATTTCAATGTATTTCCATTGCTTGCAATAGATTACCACAGATTCAAACACATCCGGTGAGGTAGAAAGTGCTGTGACTGAATTTAATTCATTATCATAAAAAGGACTATTTTTGTTCCCATCACCGTCAAATCTAATCAGAAATTAATCATCATTCGTAATCTCATAGCGACACACTTCAATCCCAGTGCTCGTGTCAAGATGGATTGATTGTTCATTGTGTCACATCTCAAGCATCACAGAAAAACAATGAATCAAGGAAAATTTGCAAATGTTATTACACGACATCAAAGTGGATTTTCGCAGTTCAACAATCACCTCGGTGGAGCAGAAACAACACGCAGGAAGATCAAATGAATGTGCTACCTTCGTTGTCATCCGATAAAACATTCATCGCCCCCCGACCCCGGCAGGCGCTTGGGATATGTAAAGTTTGCTCAGACCATGCATCGTCAGACATCTGCGTGTGGCCCGAACAACCGATGAGCGACAATTTGTTTGTCTACCTGCGAAAACACCACTTCGCCCCACAGCTGACGGAATATAACATTGATATTAATGGACTATAGAATGGGACCCTTCCAGTTCTGCCTTCCTTTGTCACATGAGTCCCGGATGCCGGTCTCCAACACGGACCGGCAAAGGTTTGTCAGTGTTTCGTGCTTACAAATCACATTCTTGTGATTTCCATTTGAGCGTTGACAGCGGTAAGGAAATTCCACCGCTCATCCTAATCACAAAACTGTCGTGCAACAGATTGCTCCCGGCATCGTGTTCTACATTGTAAGGTACAAGCGTTGATGCTTTCACTGTCTGCGGAAGGGGCCGATGGACGTTTCGTACACCATTTGGCCCAAACAACATTTCCGTTTTGATTCTCTTTTTGTATACACCCAAAAAGCATTTTGTTTGACAGCAACGTTTATTCCCGTGCATGCTAATTAAAACAACCTGACCACCGCATAATCTCCTCCTCTTACTGCCAACAGTGACCAAACTCGGAAAATGAGATTAAAATGTATTTTAAGAGGAAAACTTTCAACCAATTCACGAggattagggtaacagaggtattttggcccgctttaggaaGCAGTTTTACAATATTGAGAATTTAGTGGGCTAGTTCCATACAGTAtgttgaaatttcaaaccgaGATCATTAATACACGACTTTTCTACGATATAAACTTTTTTGCGGCGTGATATTATCAAGACTGTATTTGCAATTATAGAttccaaatattttgttttttgtttattttcgccACCccaattttattttggcccatggTGGAAATATATTTTGGCCAGAGCAAATTTGTATCACTTACATTTTGACCCCCCTTAAAAAATATGATaatatgaataaataaacaaataaataaatcactTTTACTTTTAAATAAACATTTAGCTAAATTGTAAAGCTATTCCAACTAATAATAGAACAATATCatctctaatttagctattcgtTACGCTAAAATCGTAATTTTTCAATGTGTAAATgcaaaaaaagtaaacaaagattaTATCTTAAGCAgtatcttcaaataaatgcgAAATGTTTCAGCAATAAAACTTAGAAATAATATTAGAATATGTATTTCTCAGACATTAACGTATAAAATACAATCAAGATAAAAATAGCAATTTGtctttttcgtttcttttcctcCAGTTGTTTCTTCTTTCGTAGTTCTGCTTTTCTTTGTTTTACTTCAATTTctttaactttttcttcttgTAGTGCTTTGTGATATTGTAGTCTACGGCGTGAGGTAAGAACAGCTGGGCTTCGATGTTTAAAGCGTCTGTTCCCGGTTCTATGTGGCGTTTCTGGTGACGTTAAAAATTGAGACAACGAAATTTGTGAAATATTCTCACAGATTTCATCAGTTAAATTGTTTTGTTgaataatatttaaatctgaaacACATTCTTTCAGTGGATCCTCACTGGTCGACTGATAAAAGTCCAACATTCCGCTTTCATATGACTCTTGTTTGTCCAAATATTCTACCTCTGTTACAGATTCCACATTGTCCATATTGACAAACTCTGCAATATGCATGTTTGGCTCTATATGCATCTTTGTAGTATTACTTCCAGGAATATTCATATTCGAAGACGAATCCAAGGGTTCAAGAAGTTTATACACGCGCGCAAGAATTTTATCTTCATCAGATGGAAAATCATCAGGATTATTTCTTTTGTAAAGCGATATACGGTCGGGCCCTATCAATGTTAAAATTTCCACAGCTTTCGATCGTACAATGGGAAATGTTAGTGAAGTAATTTGTCGAGTATCCGTCCCTTTATTCTCGAAATTTTCGCCTACTGGAAGACTGTTCGCCAAACATTTACTGTAGTcgatattattttcattgaatGGATATAGTCCACACGCTTTGAATCCGTTTTGTATTATTTTACTCTCAACTGATTTAATAGCTTTCGCAAGAAGCGGagcaaaattttctgtttttaaatatttattagGATTTAAACATTTCCAATCATCTACCACTTTAAGCCATGAACTTTTCATAGGTTTGAATACCGCAACATCAAGGGGCTGTAGTATTCTAGTGCAGTTTGCATACAGGCAAACTAAGTGTATGCCCATCTTGCGGCATTCTTCTGCAGTTTCCCAAGCAGTATGAGAAGAATGACCATCAATAAAATATATAGCTGGTAGCGCATTTTCCTTTGCCAACTGCGGTTGAAGTATAAACTTGatatatttttagaaacacGATCTTGTCATCCAACCAGAATCGGTTTTAGCTAGTCCCCAATCAGCAGGTACACTTCGAGTTATGTCGGTTGGTATTTTTTTATATGGCAAAACAACCATAGGAGGAAACATCTTTCCATCAGCCGCACAAGTGAacataactgttatattctttttGGTAGGGCCCTGGTCGActttatatacatttttttctccACGTCTTGAGATTACTTTATCGATGGATGGATCAAGATAGAATGAAGATTCATCACCATTAAGTACACTGCCTGCGCTCATAAGGACTTCAGATAGTCCCTATTCTTCCAAAACCGTTAAAACTTCCTTGAACCAATTCCGTATATCGAGTTCTGTAACATTAGCACTTGCCTTTGTGACACTTTCCGGTTTGCGAATAGAAAGTACCTTATGACGACTCATGAAAGAATTGAACCATGCGCTACCTGTTGGTAATACAAACCGTGAGTCTTATTATGGAAGCAGaaaaaaagtatttacttggtTTGCCGTTTTTGAAGACATTCATATTGGGATTATGTTCGAGATAATTCATCACACTATTTATTAATCGGTACTTAGTAACTGGGAAACCCTTCCGGGCCATCTTTAATATCCAATTAACCAGTTCTGTTTCTTGTTCCGATCGAAGAGCAGTAGGTGGTCCGGATCTAATTTGTTGCTTGTAATTTTTACTCATGCGGAATTTTATAGTTGATCGCGGTATTCCAAAGCGTATGCATGCACTACGGATAGATATTCCGCTCCTTATCTCACTTAAACATTTTTGTACACCTTCTTCCGTGTACCTTTTCTCCCTCATGTTCTTTTTTGTTTTAGCCATCTGCAAACGAAAAATAATAAGTGTATTTATAGATTTATCTGAGTATATTTTGCAAACC
This genomic window contains:
- the LOC131428720 gene encoding uncharacterized protein LOC131428720, with translation MGIHLVCLYANCTRILQPLDVAVFKPMKSSWLKVVDDWKCLNPNKYLKTENFAPLLAKAIKSVESKIIQNGFKACGLYPFNENNIDYSKCLANSLPVGENFENKGTDTRQITSLTFPIVRSKAVEILTLIGPDRISLYKRNNPDDFPSDEDKILARVYKLLEPLDSSSNMNIPGSNTTKMHIEPNMHIAEFVNMDNVESVTEVEYLDKQESYESGMLDFYQSTSEDPLKECVSDLNIIQQNNLTDEICENISQISLSQFLTSPETPHRTGNRRFKHRSPAVLTSRRRLQYHKALQEEKVKEIEVKQRKAELRKKKQLEEKKRKRQIAIFILIVFYTLMSEKYIF